In one window of Vulpes vulpes isolate BD-2025 chromosome 1, VulVul3, whole genome shotgun sequence DNA:
- the ZNF550 gene encoding zinc finger protein 550 — MAMPVHPAQVLVTFKDVAVTFTREEWGQLDLDQKALYQEVMLETYGLLVSLGHPVPKPELTHLLKCGQELWTGKRGLSRSTCSGDGTKLQIRDPSTSPLVLSEGALLQGSLTQGSSGDSRLAHARGWEGLLEMQKGQLRPGTDAQKETHLERMSLENDGLGTDDSLHSRILQERVSQGHVLHECDPQGPSKGHMIHAGNNLYKCKQCGKGFNRKWYLVRHQRVHTGMKPYECNACGKAFSQSSTLIRHYLIHTGEKPYKCMECGKAFKRRSYLMQHHPIHTGEKPYECSQCRKAFTHRSTFIRHNRTHTGEKPFECKECEKSFSNRAHLIQHYIIHTGEKPYDCMECGKAFRCSSELMQHQRIHTGEKPYECAQCGKAFHRSTYLIQHSVIHTGETPYKCLECGKAFKRRSHLLQHQRVHT, encoded by the exons ATGGCGATGCCCGTGCACCCGGCGCAG GTTTTGGTGACCTTCAAGGATGTGGCTGTGACCTTCACTCGGGAAGAGTGGGGGCAGCTGGACCTGGACCAGAAGGCCCTGTACCAGGAGGTGATGCTGGAGACCTATGGGCTTCTGGTCTCACTGG GGCATCCGGTTCCCAAACCAGAGTTGACCCACCTACTGAAGTGTGGGCAGGAGCTATGGACAGGAAAGAGAGGCCTCTCACGTAGTACCTGCTCAG GTGACGGCACAAAACTTCAGATCAGGGACCCAAGCACTTCTCCACTGGTTTTGTCTGAGGGAGCTTTGCTCCagggaagcctgactcagggatCTTCAGGGGACTCCAGGTTGGCGCATGCCAGAGGTTGGGAAGGGCTTTTGGAAATGCAGAAAGGTCAATTGAGACCTGGGACAGATGCTCAAAAGGAGACCCATCTTGAGAGAATGAGCCTTGAAAATGATGGTTTAGGGACAGATGATAGTCTGCACTCCAGGATATTACAGGAGAGAGTCTCTCAGGGACATGTTCTCCATGAATGTGACCCACAGGGACCAAGTAAAGGCCATATGATTCATGCAGGGAATAATCTCTACAAATGCAAGCAGTGTGGGAAAGGTTTTAACCGGAAGTGGTACCTCGTTCGACATCAGCGGGTTCATACTGGCatgaaaccctatgaatgtaacgcatgtgggaaagcctttagcCAGAGCTCAACCCTTATTCGGCACTACCTCATTCACACTGGGGAGAAACCATACAAGTGCATGgagtgtgggaaggccttcaAACGCAGGTCTTACCTCATGCAACACCATCcgattcacactggagagaagccctacGAGTGCAGTCAGTGTCGAAAGGCCTTCACCCACCGCTCAACTTTTATTCGGCATAACAGGAcccacactggagaaaaaccctTTGAGTGCAAAGAATGTGAGAAATCATTCAGCAACAGAGCACACCTGATTCAGCACTATATCATCCACACTGGAGAAAAGCCCTACGATTGCATGgagtgtgggaaggccttcagATGCAGCTCAGAACTCATGCAGCACCAGCGGATTCACACTGGGGAGAAGCCCTATGAGTGTGCccagtgtgggaaagcctttcACCGGAGCACATACCTCATTCAGCACTCTGTCATCCACACGGGGGAGACGCCATATAAGTGCCTcgagtgtgggaaagccttcaaaCGCAGGTCACACCTCCTGCAGCACCAGCGGGTTCATACTTGA